One Mauremys reevesii isolate NIE-2019 linkage group 5, ASM1616193v1, whole genome shotgun sequence genomic window carries:
- the LOC120407024 gene encoding tigger transposable element-derived protein 1-like, whose product MENIDALWEEVTVQWMNGVWRCAWPDAAHSFVGFDAVLALEQEIVRLAKDVGFEEEDVQELLESHAEQLTNERLIELDQQWISEERKDNDGDDIRQEARSLTKNLSCSLGLLDEMMEIIENSDPFCEQSAKVSRTLDAVACYREIYRSKIHEGEQTSAKSFLKSSVKKPATENPATTPP is encoded by the coding sequence ATGGAAAACATTGACGCGTTGTGGGAAGAGGTCACTGTGCAATGGATGAATGGCGTTTGGCGCTGTGCATGGCCAGATGCGGCCCACAGCTTCGTGGGGTTTGATGCCGTTCTTGCTCTCGAGCAAGAAATTGTCAGGTTGGCGAAGGATGTCGGCTTTGAGGAGGAGGATGTACAGGAGTTGTTGGAGTCTCATGCTGAGCAACTGACAAATGAAAGACTGATTGAGCTGGACCAACAATGGATATCCGAAGAAAGGAAGGACAATGATGGTGATGACATCAGGCAGGAAGCCAGGAGTCTGACCAAGAATCTCTCCTGTTCCCTTGGATTGCTGGATGAGATGATGGAAATCATAGAAAACAGTGATCCTTTTTGTGAACAGTCTGCCAAAGTCTCCAGGACTCTCGATGCAGTGGCTTGCTACAGGGAGATCTATCGTTCAAAGATTCATGAAGGAGAACAGACATCGGCAAAATCCTTTTTAAAGTCTTCAGTCAAAAAGCCAGCCACAGAAAACCCAGCCACCACCCCTCCCTAA